Within Halorussus sp. MSC15.2, the genomic segment CACGTCCTCGCGACCGGTGTAGTCCTTGTTCGCGGCGCGGGCGATGTCGCCCGCCACGCGGACGAGTCCGCCGAGGTCCCGGAGCTTCAGCGTGAGGTGGTCCTTGCGGCCCGACCGGCGCTGGGCTTCGAGGATGACCTCCTCGACCGCCTCCTCGTTGAAGTGGGGCAGGCGGCCGTCCTTCTCGACTTCCTGAGCGATGAACCGGGTGTACTTCCGGCGCATCTCCGGGGTGTCGTCGATGGTGTCGTCCATGTACACCTCGTACCCGTACCCCTTGATGCGCGACCGGAGCGCCGGGTGCATGTTCTCCATCGCGTCCATGTTCCCCGCGGCAATCATGATGAAGTCGCAGGGGACGGGTTCGGTCTGGACCATCGCGCCCGAGGAGCGCTCGGACTGGCCCGTGATGGAGAACTCGCCCTCCTGAATCGCGGTCATCAGCTTCTGCTGGGACCGGATGTCGAGGGTGTTAATCTCGTCCACGAACAGCACGCCCTTGTTTGCCTTGTGGATGGCCCCCGCCTCGACGCGGTCGTGGCTCGGGGTCTCCATCCCGCCGGACTGGAAGGGGTCGTGGCGCACGTCGCCCAGCAGAGCACCCGCGTGGGCACCCGTGGCGTCCTCGAACGGCGCGGCCGACTGGTCGGCGTGGTTGACCAGCAGGTTCGGAATCATCGCGTCGTTCCCTCGCGACCCGTAGCGGAAGGCGAGGTAGATGACGCCGGCCGCGAGGATACCCAGCAGCGGCCGGGTAGCGATGAGCAGCGAGTAACCCACCACGATGGCGATGATGACCCACATGAGGAACGACCGCATCTGGTTGCGCTTGCGGGCTTCCTCTTTGTGTGCGTCGATTATCTGTTCACCCTTCCCGGCCGGAACGGTCCGAACTTTGGGTTCGTTACCGTCGTCGGGGTTGTGGTAGACGAGAACGTCCTGAAGGTCCTCCTTCGGCAGGAGTTCGCTCATCGCCTTCGCCAGCATCGACTTGCCCGTCCCGGGCGTCCCAATCATCATCACGTGGCGGCGCTGCTTGGCCGCCTTCTGGACCACGTCACGAGCGTGGTCCTGCCCGATGACCTGGTCCACCAGTCGGTCTGGAATCTCGATTTCGTCGGTACTCTCGATCTCCAGTCCGCCGAGCAGATCGTCCTCGACCGCGGCCTCGTCTTCGACGTCGGGTTCGACGTCGCTCCCGAGGTCCTCGAATCCCGAGTCTTGTTGCTCGGTCGTCTGCTCCGGCGACGGAGCTTCGTTATCGGTGTCCTTACTCATAGAGCTGTCCTGTGCGTATCTGGAATGAGGGCTGGAGAACTGATATACTTTCTCCCTCGATTCGCCAGCAGAGGCCACGCCGAATCCGTAGAGAGAGCCGCCGAGAAGTTCGTTTCCGCCGTACGCTCCGTCTCGCCACCCTTATAAAACCTCACGGCGCAACGATAGGTATGACTCGCGGGTTCTACATCGGTCGCTTCCAGCCGTACCACAACGGCCACCACAACGTGGTCCAGAGCATCGCCGAGGAAGTAGACGAGTTGGTGCTGGGTATCGGGAGTGCAGGCGACTCCCACAGCCAACACGACCCGTTCACCGCCGGCGAGCGAATCATGATGATTACCAAGTCGCTCGTGGACTCGGACCTCGTGACCTACGCCGTGCCCATCGAGGACTTGGACCGGAACTCGGTCTGGGTCAGCCACGTCCAGAGCATGAGTCCCGACTTCGACGTGGCGTACTCGAACAACCCGCTCGTCATCCAACTCTTCGAAGAGGCGGGCGTCGAGGTGCGCCAGTCGCCGATGTACAACCGCGACGTGCTGGAGGGCACGGAAGTCCGCGACCGGATGATAGAAGGCGGCGACTGGGAGAAGTTGGTTCCGGACGCCGTGGTCGAAGTCGTGGAGGAGACCGGCGGCTTGGAGCGGATTCAGCGCGTGAGCGACTCGGACAGTAACGGCGAGTAAGCGAGCGGTACGCGTTTCGACGGGCACGCCGATTATGCGTGTTCGTCCGATAGACGCTACATGGACTACGGCGACCTCCGAATCGAGTACGAGTCACACTCCAACGTTCGAGAACTGCTCGACTGTCTCGTCTTCGCGCTCGAAGGTATCAGTCTGGAGTTCGAGAAGTGGGACACACGGCACGTGAAAGGCCCCGGTCTCTACGTCGCCGTCGTGACCGGGCCGACAGTCGCCGAGTTCGCCGACCCGATGGGGAACAACCACTGGCCGGTGGACCGGTGTCGGACCGTCTGCGGTAGGCTGGATTGCTTCTACGAAACCGCATGCGACGTCGCCCGAACCCGGGACGGGGCCGTCGTCGTCAGCGTCGACGACGTGATTCAGCGCCAGATGGTGCGGTTCCGGGACCTGCAATCCGACCGTTCCGACACGCCGAGCGCGGAAATCGCCGACTACGAGGACTGGATGGGGGCGCGTCACATGAGCGCGCTCGACACGTCGGCGCGCCCGAACGTCGTCTCGACGCTGACGCTGAGCGAGGAGACCGGGCGCGTGACGGTCTTCCAGCGCGGGACCTTCGAGACGCACACCCGGGCGGAACTCGGCGGCGAGTGGAACGCCAGAACCAATCAGTGAGCCACAGTTCGACGGCGGTGACCCCGTCGCACGCTCGGACGTGATGGTAGGAGTCCGCAGCACCGCTGTCGAACGAACCGAGAGAACCGTCTTCTACCTGCGCGTTTCGAAGGCCGGTGTTCCAATCGCTTTTACTGAACCGACACTGAACTGCCAGATATGATAACCCTCACATCGGACTTCGGAACGCCCTACCCCGCCGCGATGAAGGGGGTAATGCTACAGCGAACCGACGCGCGACTGGTTGACGTCGGCCACGACTTCCCCCGGCAGGACGTGCGGACCGCGGCGTTCTGGCTCCGTGAGGTCCTCCCGTACTTCCCGCCCGCGGTTCACCTCGTCGTCGTTGACCCCGGCGTCGGCACCGAGCGCGCGGCGCTCGCGGTCCGGGCGGGCGACCACGCGCTCGTGGGACCGGACAACGGCGTCCTGCTCCCGGCGGCCCGCGAACTCGCGGCACGCGCCGAGAGCGACGACGCCGAGGTCGAACTCTTCGAGGTGGAGTACGACGACGCCGACACCGAGAGTACGACGTTCCACGGACGCGACGTATTCGCGCCCGCAGCGGCAGAAATCCACGAGGCGGGCGTCGCGGAGTTCCACGAGCGCGACGACATCGTTCCCACCGACGAGTACGACGACCTCCGGTTCCCCGACCCCGAACTCGACGGCGAAACCGCGGTCGGCGAGATTCTCGTCGTGGACGGGTTCGGCAACGCCGTCACCAACCTCCCCGGCGAACTGCTCGACGGCCGGACGGAGGTGACCGCGAACGGCGATTCCGCGCCCGTGGCGCGGGCCTACGCCGAAGTCGGGGTGGGCGAACGTCTCGTCACTGTCGGCAGTCACGGGAACGTCGAACTGGCGGTCAACCGCGGCCGAGGCGACGAGGCGTTCGGCGTCTCGGTCGGCGACGAAGTGCGAATCGAATGACGAGGCCCGGAGTTCCGTCTCGGCGAGGTATCCGCACCGCTCCATCGATTCGGACTCGTAGAAATCGAGCGCGGCGTCGTTGCCCTCCCTGACCGCGAGCGCGGCCAGAAGGACGTTTCGACAGTTCGTGACTCGCCCGTCGTCCGCGTTGGTCGTCGGTCAGACTTGTTCGCTCACCTCGTCGTCGTACCGGGACGCGACGCTGACGAGGGTGAAGAGGACCGCGAGCGTGCTGGCGGTCACGAGCATGCCGAACGTGGCCATCGACAGCGGCGTCATGCCGAACGAGACCACGCCGAACAGGTCCATCGTCACGGCGCGCTCCTGACCGGACGCGCCGACGACCGCGCCGATACCGCCTGCCACGAGGACGACGACGACCGCCACCGCGGCGAAGATGGGGCGACTGGAGATACGGGACTCTGTGCTCACGGTCGGTCGTTCGGACTCACGTCGATTAGGGTTATCGGTACTCGTTCAGGCGCTCCTTCAGGTCCCGTGCGGCCGCCTCGGCGGCCTCGTCGAAGGCCGCCTCGGAGTCCTCCCCGGCGAAGATGATGCCCCGCGTGGAGTTGACCAGTCCCGCGCCGTTCGCCGCGGTGGCGTGCGTCGCGGCGGCCTCGACGTCGCCGCCCTGCGCGCCGACGCCGGGGACGAGAAACGGGAGGTCGGGCACGCGCTCGCGGACCGAGCGGAGTTCGTCGGGGGTGGTCGCGCCCACGACGAGACCCACGTTCCCGTTTCCGGTCGCGCTCCACTCGCTGGCGAGGTCGGCCACGCGCTCGTAGACGAGGTCGCCGTCGGCGAGTTCGAGTTCCTGCACGTCCGCGCCGCCGGGGTTCGAGGTCCGACAGAGGAGGAAACAGCCTGCCTCCTCGCGGTCGAGGAACGGCGCGAGCGCGTCCCGACCGAGGAAGGGGTTGAGCGTGATGGCGTCCACCGAGTCCAGCACTTTCGCGTACTGTCGAGATGTGTTGCCGATGTCGGCGCGCTTGGCGTCGAGCAGGACCGGAACCCCGGCGTCGCGGGCGTGTTCGACCGTCTTCTCCAGCGCCCGCCACCCGTCGGCGTCCTCGTAGAACGCGGCGTTGGGCTTGAACACCGCAGCGTGGTCGGCGGTCGCGTCGATGATTCGGCGGTTGAACTCCCAGCGCGGCAGGTCGGCGTCGCGGACCTCGTCGGGCAGGCGGTCGGTGTCGGGGTCCAGTCCCACCGACACGATGCTGTCGATTTCGGCGATTCGGTCGGCGAGTCGGTCGAAGAACGCGGTCATTGGTCTGAGTTCTAGAGGAGCGGATACAAATGTTGCTACTCGTCAGTCGTCCGCCGGAGCGGGGCGTCGAAACCCCATGGCAGTCCATTCGCATGAAGCCATTGTGTAGTTTTAATATCGGTGAGACGTTCTACCCGGAGGTGGAACCGGACGAGACAGTCAATTGCCACGAGGAGGGGGAAGCGTTGGCAGTCGTTCGACCCAAGGGATACGTCGAGGACGGTCCCGTGGTTCGACGAATCGGCGGCCGTAATCTGTATCTCGGAAATACGTTCGCGGCCCATCCCGAAGGCCACGACCGGTCGTTCGAGTTCGTGTTATCGGCCACCGACGAGGAGTGCCCGCTGACCACTCACCATCGCCCCCTAATCGACGGTCGCGGAAACGATTGGTCTGCGTTCGCAGCGGCCGTCGATACCGCTCGGACCCTCTACCGCCGGGACGGCTCTGTGTTGATTCACTGCAAGGCCGGAATCTCGCGGAGTAGCACGCTGATTGCGACCACACTCGCCGCCGAGGAGAATCGGCCGTTCCGCGACGCACTCGGTATCGTTCAGGAGGCCCGACCTGCCGCGATGCCCAACCCTGCCCTCCACGAGGCAGCGATTGTGTATCTCGCCGCAGAACCGCAGGTCGATAGCTAAGCTATCCCGTACGGTTGAGTGAACTCTCGTTACCGTGGTAACCGTCCCGGTACAGGTCCGCGTCGGCGAACCGCTCGGCCATCGACGCGTCCCGAGGGTTCAAAAGGGATTCCGACCTATCTCCGGCCATGAGAGCGTTCGCCCCCGGAAGCGTCACCGCCGTCTTCGCGCCCGCCGAGACCGCCGACCGGTCGAAGGGCGCGAGCGTGGCCATCGCGGACGGCGTCCTCGCGGACGTGACCCACGCCGACCGACGAGACGCCGACGGACCGGACTCCGACGAACCGAATGGCGGCGAGTCGTCGTCACCGTGGACGGTGAACCGACCGATTTCGAACCCGTGGAACTGGCGCTCCGTGAACTCGGCGTCGCGGCCCGCGTGGACCTCACCCCGGAGGTGCCTATCGGCCGCGGGTTCGGCGCGAGCGGGGCCGCCACCCTCGCCACCGCCATCGCCGCGAACGCGGAGTTCGGACTGGGCCGCTCCCGCGACGAACTGGTCGAAGTCGCCCATCGCGCGGAGGTCGAGGCCGGGACCGGTCTCGGCGACGTGTTCGTCCAGAACCGCGGCGGTCTGGTCGTCGGCGACGGCGGCGACCCCCGGAAGTACGACCGCGAGACCCCCATCGAGTACGCCAGTTTCGGTCCCATCGCCACCGAGGAGGCGCTGGCCGACGACGACCTGATGGCCACCGTCGCGCGGGAGGGGTCGGCCACCCTCGACGCGCTCCCCGACGACCCCTCGCTGGCGCGTCTGACCCGCGACGCGTGGGACTTCGCCGAGACCATCGGCCTGCCGACCGCGGAAGTTCGCGAGGCGGTCGAAGCGGTCGAAGCGGCGGGCGGGGCCGCGAGCATGGCGATGGTCGGCGAAACGGTGTTCGCCGTGGGCGCGGCGGGTGTCCTGCCGAACCGGACCGAGGTCTGCCCGGAGGGGGCGCAACTGCGCTGAGCGCTTACGGGGACAGCCACCGAGATTAAGCGTCTCGTCGTCCTCGTAGGAGGCTCGAGAGCAATGAGTGTGAATCTGAAACCCGTCGAGGAGCAGGTGATGGTTATCACCGGCGCGTCCTCGGGCATCGGCCTGACGACCGCCCGAATGGCCGCCGACCGCGGGGCGCGGGTGGTCCTCGCGGCGCGGAGCGAGGACGCACTGCGGGAGTTGACCGACGAAATCACCCGGAGCGGCGGCGAGGCGACCTACGTCGTCGCCGACGTGCGCGACCGCGACGACGTGCGCGAAATCGCACGAGTGGCGCGCGAGACCTACGGTGGCTTCGACACGTGGGTCAACGTCGCGGGCGCGTTCCTCTACGGTAAACTGGCGGACACGCCGGTCGAGGACATGCGCGAGCAGTTCGAGACCAACGTCTGGGGACTGCTGTACGGGTCGCTGGAGGCCGCCGACCACCTGAAAGAACGCGGGGGCGCGATACTCAACGTCGGGAGCGTCGCGTCCGACCGCGCGCTTCCGCTTCAGGGGAGTTACTCGGCGTCCAAGCACGCCGTCGAGGGGTTCACCGACGCCCTGCGGATGGAACTGGAGCAGGAGAACGCCCCGGTGTCGGTGACACTGGTCAAACCGGCATCCATCGACACGCCGTACCCGGACCACGCGAAGAACTACATGGACGAGGAGGCGACGCTCCCGCCGCCCATCTACTCGCCGGAGACGGTGGCGCGGGCGATTCTCGACGCCGCGGAGCGCCCCCAGCGAGACGTGTACGTCGGCGGGGGTGCCAAGGGGATGGCGGCGCTGGGCTACTACGCGTCGGGCCTCTTGGACACCGTCATGGAGAAACTGTTCGTCCCGATGCAGAAGAAGGAGACCCCTGCGCGCACGGACGGGCTGAACAACATCGATGCGCCGACCGGCGACCTCGAAGAGCGCGGCGACGTGGACCGCCACGTCTCGGAGACGAGCGCGTACACCGCGGCCTCTCAGCGTCGGAGTCTGACCGGCGTCGCGCTCGCGGGTCTCGGGGCGGTCGGTCTGGCGCTGTACGCGCGTTACAGGTCGAGACGTGACGGCGACACGAGACGTGGTGACGCCGAGGAGACGGACGAGCGACGGACCGTCGAGACGGCACCGCGGACTCGGCGATAGAACGAGGATACCGCGGTCGAGGGAACGAAAAAGATTGCAGTCGAGGCCTACTCGGCGGCGATGACGTCGTCGATGCGGGCTATCATGGTCGCGGCCTCGGTCGCCGACTCGACCGCCTCGCGCTTGACCGCGACGGGGTCGAGGACGCCCGCTTCGACTGGGTCGCCGACTTCACCGTGTTCGCCCTCGGCGATGATTCCGGCGCGACCCTCCTCGTCCTCGTTCCCGGCGCGGAGGTCCACCAGACCGTCGATGGGGTCCATGCCGGTGTTCTCCGCGAGCGTCCGCGGGAGCACGTCCACCGCGTCGGCGAACGCCTCGACAGCGAGCTGTCTGCGGCCTTCGACGCCCGCGGACTCCTCGCGGACGCGATTGGCGACGGCGATTTCGGTCGCGCCCGCGCCCGGCACGACGCCGCCGGTGTCGAGCGCCGCGGTCACCACGTCGAGGGCGTCCTCCAGCGCGCGGTCGAGTTCGTCCACCACGTGGTCGGTCCCGCCCCGGATGAGCATCGTGACCGCTTCGGCGGCCGCGCCGCCCTCCACGAACGCGAGGTCGTCGTCGCCGAACGTCCGGACGCGGACCGTCTCGGCCTCGCCGAGGTCCGCGTCCTCGATGTCCGCGACCTTCGAGGTCCGACCCGCGCCGGTGGCGGAGGCGATGGCCTTCGCCTCGTCGTCGTCCACGTTCTCGAACGCGAGGATGCCCGCGTCGGCGAGGTACGCTCCGGCGCGGTCCTCGATGGAGTCGGTCGAGAAGACCACGTCCACGCCCGCTCCGGAGAGCGCGTCGGCGTACTCCCGCAGTTCGCGGTCCTCGGCGTCCATGGCGGCGGTCAACTGGTCGACGCTCTCGACGTTGTACTCGGCGTCTATCTCGGTCTCGCGCACGCCGAACTTCTCGTCCACGACCGCAATCGTGGCGTCTTCGACTTCGCCGGGCATGTTCGCGTGGACCGCCTCGGCGTCGCTGATGACGCCCTCCACGAGTTCGGTCGCCGACGACGACGCGCCGGTCTGAGTGTGGACGCGGACGTTGTCGCGGACGACGCCCTCGTCGCCTTCGACGTGGCGGACCGCCCGTACGACGGCGTCGGCCAGTTTCTCCGTGGTCACGTCGCCGGTCCCCTTACCGGTCATGCTGGACTCGGCCACGTCCCGCAACAGGTCGTCGTCGAGTTCGTCGTCGAGGACCAGACCGTCGATGGCCTCCACGGCGATGTCGCGGGCCTGCGCGTACCCCTCGACTATCGTGGTCGGGTGGACGTCGTCGTCGAGCAAGTCTTCGGCCTTCGAGAGCAGTTCGCCCGCGAGTACCGCCGCCGTCGTCGTGCCGTCACCCACCTCGTCCTCCTGTGCCTCCGCGACTTCGACTATCATCTGGGCCGCGGGGTGTTCGATGTCCATCGTACTCAGGATGGTCGCGCCGTCGTTCGTGATGGTGACGTCGCCGGTGTCTGTCACCAGCATCTTGTCCATCCCGCGAGGCCCGAGCGTGGTTCGCACCGCCTCGCTGACCGCCTTTCCGGCGGAGATGTTCGACGACTGCGCGTCTCTCCCTTGCGTTCGCTCGGTGTCCTCCGCGAGGACGAACATCGGTCTGCCGCCCATGCGTCGCTGTCCGGACTGTGATTCTGCCATGGTTACTCCCCGTCTATAAGATGTTTGAACTTCTATATAACTTTTTCTCCGTTCCCGGAAGCAGTCTGATTCGCGTATGTGTTCCGACCGCGACGTGGTCGCCGTGCGACAGTATCACGCGGTGTTTTCTATTATGGGAAAATATTTTGTAGTTCGTGGAATCCAAGTCGGGCTAAGACCACCTGCTTTTTTTGTAATAGCGGTTCCTCCAACCGGATGAGCGAACCCCGAATATGTCAGACAATATCTCCAAGTACGACGTAGGCGAATTTGAAGCGTCTACCACGGACGCCGACTACGAAGCGCAATCGACCGATTTCTCCGGTGCGAACGACCACCTCTCGGAGGTGACTCGATAATGCGAGGACGCAACCACGAGTGGTGGCCGAACCAGTTGAACCTCGACGTTCTCGACCAGAACACGGAGGACGTCGTCCGTACGGCGAGGACTTCGACTACGCCGAGGAGTTCCAGAAGCTCGACCTCGAAGAGGTGAAGGCGGACCTCAAGGACCTGATGACGACGTCGCAGGACTGGTGGCCCGCCGACTACGGCCATTACGGACCGTTCTTCATCCGGATGGCGTGGCACGCCGCCGGCACGTACCGCACCGTGGACGGCCGCGGCGGCGCGTCCGGCGGGACTCAGCGCTTCGCCCCGCTCAACAGTTGGCCCGACAACGGGAACCTCGACAAGGCGCGCCGACTTCTCGAACCGATTAAGCAGAAGTACGGCCGCAAGCTCTCGTGGGCCGACCTCATCATTCTGGCCGGAAACGTCGCCCTCGAATCGATGGGCATGGAGACGCTCGGCTGGGCCGGCGGCCGCGAGGACGAGTTCGAACCCGACGAGGCCGTGTTCTGGGGTCCCGAGGAAGAGTGGGAAGCGCCGCAGGACCAGCGCATCGACGAGGACGGTGAACTCAAGGAACCGCTCGGCGCCACCGTGATGGGACTCATCTACGTGGACCCCGAGGGACCGAACGGTAATCCCGAGCCGCTCGAATCGGCGGAGCGGATTCGTCAGGCGTTCGGCCGCATGGCGATGAGCGACGAGGAGACGGCCGCGCTCATCGCGGGCGGACACACGTTCGGGAAGTCCCACGGTGCCGACGATTCGGACATGGGTCCCGAACCCGAGGCGGCCCCCATCGAGGACCAAGGTCTCGGCTGGACCGACTCCGGCAAAGGCTCCGACACGACCACGAGCGGTATCGAGGGCGCGTGGAACGCGTGGCCGACGATGTGGGACACCTCCTACCTCGACAATCTGCTCGACTACGAGTGGGAGCTGACGGAGAGTCCCGCCGGGGCGAAGCAGTGGCAGCCGGTCGAGGAGGAGGCGTACGACACCGTGCCGGACGCCCACGACCCGTCCGAGAAGCACGCACCGATGATGATGACGACGGACGTCGCCCTCAAGCGGGACCCCGAATTCCGGGAGATTATCGAGAACTTCCGCGACAATCCGCCGGAGTTCCTCGAAGCCTTCGCCCGCGCGTGGTACAAGCTCATCCACCGCGACATGGGACCGCCGGAACGATTCCTCGGCCCGGACGTGCCGGACGAGACCATGCTCTGGCAGGACCCGCTCCCCGACGCCGACTACGACCTCATCGGCGACGAGGAGGCGGCCGAACTCAAAGCGGACATCCTCGACTCGGAGCTGTCGGTCTCCCAGCTGGTCAAGACCACTTGGGCGGCGGTATCGACGTACCGCGACAGTGACAAGCGCGGCGGCGCGAACGGCGCTCGCATCCGCCTCGAACCCCAGCGGAGCTGGGAGGTCAACGAGCCCGCCCAGCTGGAGACCGTTCTGGAGACCTACGAGGCGATTCAGGAGGACTTCAACGGCTCCCGAGACGACGACGTGCGCGTCTCGCTCGCCGACCTCATCGTGCTGGGCGGCAACGCGGCCGTCGAGCGGGCCGCGGCGGACGCCGGGTACGACGTCGAGGTTCCGTTCGAACCCGGCCGCACCGACGCCACGCAGGAGCAGACCGACGAGGAATCGTTCGAGGTACTCAAGCCGGAGGTAGACGGGTTCCGCAACTACTTCGGCGGCGAGTACGACGTGGCGGCCGAGAAGATGCTGGTCGACCACGCCGACCTGCTCGACCTGACGGCCTCCGAGATGACCGTGCTGGTCGGCGGCATGCGCGCGCTGGGCGCGAACTATCAGGACTCGGACCTCGGCGTCTTCACCGACGAGCCGGAGACCCTGAGTAACGACTTCTTCGTGAACCTGCTCTCCATGGACTACGAGTGGGAGCAAGCCTCCGGCTCCGAAGAGGTCTACGAACTGCGCGACCGCGAGACCGGCGAGGTCGAGTGGGAGGCCAGTCGGGTCGACCTCATCTTCGGGTCGAACTCCCGACTTCGGAGCATCGCTGATGTCTACGCGGCCGAGGAGGAGAAGTTCGTGGAAGACTTCGTGGATGCGTGGCACAAGGTCACGACCAACGACCGCTTCGACCTCGAATAATCGTGGCCGAGAGGCTCGGGGTCGGTGACCGCGTACGACCTCTCGACGGGGTGTAGATGCGGTCCCGAGGTCTCGCACTGCTCTTTGCAGTAGTTGCTGATAATACGGTTTCCTCGTTCAGAGTCGTCCGTGAAAACCACGGTAAGTAGAGTGGAGAATCCACAGTCGTCCGTCGACTGAACAATTGACACAAAAAGAACTAATTGGGGCAAACGACAATCCAGACGTATGCCTCAAGAGAGCAACACCGGCCGAACTGCTTATCGGTTACTAACTACGGGAGAGCGCCACTGGGAGTTTTTAGGTCTTCTCACCCTTGTTACCGCCACAATCGCGTACACGATTGGTTCGGTTGCCGCTGGCGAATCAGTCGGCGCGCAAGCACCGCTGGCTGTCGTCGTCGCCGGGCTTACTGCAACGGCAGCGGTCCTCGTCAAGGATTTCGAGGACACCTCGTAGTAGGGCGCACTCCGTTCGCATCTGTAGTTACCGACTCGCCGACTTAGGTTTCAGGAACAGCGCTGAATGAAAACCCTGTGCCACTATCTACTGTTTCTCTCTCGCCGTCTATCCGTCAGAACTACCGAGACCGTCGTCGCAGTCACGACGTGCGCACGAAGCCAACGCTCCGACCGGCGACCTGTCGGCCGACCGAGCGCAACCGACACTGAGAAATAGGGTAGTTCCAAACCAACTCCCAATGCTGGAGTTGGAGCATCGGTTCCGGGTGGTGGACGTACACGCCAGACTCAACGCCGACGCCGGGGGGATTCAGACCCGCGGGCGGGCCATCAGTCCCGACAGGTTGGAGCGCGAGATGAATCAGGCCGGTGTCGTACGCTCGGTCGTGTTCCCGGGCACGCGCGACGGGGGGAGCTACGTGAGCGCGAACAACGCCGTGGCGCGACGGAGCGTGGACCGACCGTTCCTCACCTTCGCCCGGATAAACGGCCCGCGAGACCCGGGCGAACGTGCGTCCTCTCGCCTGCGCAACCTCGCCGCCCGCCGGAAAGACCACCACACTTCGCCGGAGGACGTCGAGCAGTACGCCTACGACGACCGATTCCACGGATTCAAGCTGAACCCCGCCGAGGACGGCCTGCCCGACGACGAGACGCTGGACCGGTTGGAGGACGTGGGCCTGCCCGTTCTCGTCCACGGTGGCGAGCAGTTCCCGCCGGACGCGGCCGAAGACGCCCTGCTCTCGCGGTCGTTCCCCGTAATTCTCGCTCACTTCGGCGGCCACCCGCTGAACCGGGAGTTGATGACCGAGGCCGTGGACCTGCTCGAACGCAACGACGACTGCTATCTCGACACGAGTTACGTCCGGTACCGGACCTGTTGGAGCGAGCGGTGATGGAACATCCCGACCGAGTGCTGTTCGGAAGCGGTGCCCCGAGTTCTCACCCGAACGTCGCGGTGATGGAGATTCTGACGCTCGACGTGCCCGAGGACGCGATGCGGAAGG encodes:
- a CDS encoding nicotinamide-nucleotide adenylyltransferase, with the protein product MTRGFYIGRFQPYHNGHHNVVQSIAEEVDELVLGIGSAGDSHSQHDPFTAGERIMMITKSLVDSDLVTYAVPIEDLDRNSVWVSHVQSMSPDFDVAYSNNPLVIQLFEEAGVEVRQSPMYNRDVLEGTEVRDRMIEGGDWEKLVPDAVVEVVEETGGLERIQRVSDSDSNGE
- a CDS encoding GHMP kinase, with translation MDGEPTDFEPVELALRELGVAARVDLTPEVPIGRGFGASGAATLATAIAANAEFGLGRSRDELVEVAHRAEVEAGTGLGDVFVQNRGGLVVGDGGDPRKYDRETPIEYASFGPIATEEALADDDLMATVAREGSATLDALPDDPSLARLTRDAWDFAETIGLPTAEVREAVEAVEAAGGAASMAMVGETVFAVGAAGVLPNRTEVCPEGAQLR
- a CDS encoding S-adenosyl-l-methionine hydroxide adenosyltransferase family protein — encoded protein: MITLTSDFGTPYPAAMKGVMLQRTDARLVDVGHDFPRQDVRTAAFWLREVLPYFPPAVHLVVVDPGVGTERAALAVRAGDHALVGPDNGVLLPAARELAARAESDDAEVELFEVEYDDADTESTTFHGRDVFAPAAAEIHEAGVAEFHERDDIVPTDEYDDLRFPDPELDGETAVGEILVVDGFGNAVTNLPGELLDGRTEVTANGDSAPVARAYAEVGVGERLVTVGSHGNVELAVNRGRGDEAFGVSVGDEVRIE
- the lonB gene encoding ATP-dependent protease LonB, coding for MSKDTDNEAPSPEQTTEQQDSGFEDLGSDVEPDVEDEAAVEDDLLGGLEIESTDEIEIPDRLVDQVIGQDHARDVVQKAAKQRRHVMMIGTPGTGKSMLAKAMSELLPKEDLQDVLVYHNPDDGNEPKVRTVPAGKGEQIIDAHKEEARKRNQMRSFLMWVIIAIVVGYSLLIATRPLLGILAAGVIYLAFRYGSRGNDAMIPNLLVNHADQSAAPFEDATGAHAGALLGDVRHDPFQSGGMETPSHDRVEAGAIHKANKGVLFVDEINTLDIRSQQKLMTAIQEGEFSITGQSERSSGAMVQTEPVPCDFIMIAAGNMDAMENMHPALRSRIKGYGYEVYMDDTIDDTPEMRRKYTRFIAQEVEKDGRLPHFNEEAVEEVILEAQRRSGRKDHLTLKLRDLGGLVRVAGDIARAANKDYTGREDVLQAKRRSRSIEQQVADDYIERRKDYELTVSKGEVVGRVNGLAVMGQDSGIVLPVMAEVTPSQGPGEVIATGQLKEMAQEAVQNVSAIIKKFSDEDITERDVHIQFVQAGQQGVDGDSASITVATAVISALEDIPVAQDLAMTGSLSVRGDVLPVGGVTHKIEAAAKAGLDRVIIPAANEDDVMIEEEYEEQIEIIPVSHISEVLDVALAGEPEKDGLVDRLKNITGSALEHDVGRSGTGSPSPQ
- the pyrF gene encoding orotidine-5'-phosphate decarboxylase; the protein is MTAFFDRLADRIAEIDSIVSVGLDPDTDRLPDEVRDADLPRWEFNRRIIDATADHAAVFKPNAAFYEDADGWRALEKTVEHARDAGVPVLLDAKRADIGNTSRQYAKVLDSVDAITLNPFLGRDALAPFLDREEAGCFLLCRTSNPGGADVQELELADGDLVYERVADLASEWSATGNGNVGLVVGATTPDELRSVRERVPDLPFLVPGVGAQGGDVEAAATHATAANGAGLVNSTRGIIFAGEDSEAAFDEAAEAAARDLKERLNEYR
- a CDS encoding dual specificity protein phosphatase, which gives rise to MEPDETVNCHEEGEALAVVRPKGYVEDGPVVRRIGGRNLYLGNTFAAHPEGHDRSFEFVLSATDEECPLTTHHRPLIDGRGNDWSAFAAAVDTARTLYRRDGSVLIHCKAGISRSSTLIATTLAAEENRPFRDALGIVQEARPAAMPNPALHEAAIVYLAAEPQVDS
- a CDS encoding SDR family oxidoreductase, whose protein sequence is MSVNLKPVEEQVMVITGASSGIGLTTARMAADRGARVVLAARSEDALRELTDEITRSGGEATYVVADVRDRDDVREIARVARETYGGFDTWVNVAGAFLYGKLADTPVEDMREQFETNVWGLLYGSLEAADHLKERGGAILNVGSVASDRALPLQGSYSASKHAVEGFTDALRMELEQENAPVSVTLVKPASIDTPYPDHAKNYMDEEATLPPPIYSPETVARAILDAAERPQRDVYVGGGAKGMAALGYYASGLLDTVMEKLFVPMQKKETPARTDGLNNIDAPTGDLEERGDVDRHVSETSAYTAASQRRSLTGVALAGLGAVGLALYARYRSRRDGDTRRGDAEETDERRTVETAPRTRR
- a CDS encoding diadenylate cyclase; the encoded protein is MDYGDLRIEYESHSNVRELLDCLVFALEGISLEFEKWDTRHVKGPGLYVAVVTGPTVAEFADPMGNNHWPVDRCRTVCGRLDCFYETACDVARTRDGAVVVSVDDVIQRQMVRFRDLQSDRSDTPSAEIADYEDWMGARHMSALDTSARPNVVSTLTLSEETGRVTVFQRGTFETHTRAELGGEWNARTNQ